One Xyrauchen texanus isolate HMW12.3.18 chromosome 2, RBS_HiC_50CHRs, whole genome shotgun sequence genomic window carries:
- the LOC127658199 gene encoding uncharacterized protein LOC127658199 isoform X2, with protein MNNEPEAEVSDVTSATVQNPSMSDSAEAGTLLEVTYQRNPKQKYKYLEAEPKILGVTEIVLTVFFLGCKIPFYMEADNWFILSAIVAFSSILKACLGMQIVMCVVYGIFLITTTFQDYRTPVENECWPYISHEIYNETSNTCRLLMGGFQHLYLLDQLMEAVQIAISVTLAAYCCKVIQSCSASSHVPVIFMKSPTAPH; from the exons ATGAACA ACGAACCCGAGGCCGAGGTATCGGACGTTACTTCTGCGACAGTCCAAAACCCGAGCATGAGCGATTCAGCCGAAGCGGGAACTTTACTGGAAGTTACTTACCAGAGGAACCCCAAGCAAAAGTATAAATACCTGGAGGCAGAACCCAAGATTTTAGGG gTCACAGAGATAGTGCTGACTGTCTTCTTCCTTGGATGCAAAATTCCGTTTTATATGGAGGCAGATAACTGGTTTATTCTCAGCGCCATTGTGGCGTTTTCCTCTATT CTTAAGGCTTGTTTGGGAATGCAGATAGTTATGTGTGTGGTGTATGGGATCTTTCTTATCACTACAACATTTCAAGATTATAGAACGCCTGTGGAGAATGAATGCTGGCCATACATATCCCATGAGATCTACAATGAAACAAGCAACACATGTCGGCTTTTAATG GGTGGATTTCAACATCTGTATTTATTAGATCAACTAATGGAGGCAGTTCAGATTGCTATCTCTGTCACACTAGCAGCATACTGTTGCAAGGTCATTCAGAGCTGCTCGGCCAGTTCACATGTG CCTGTCATCTTTATGAAGTCACCCACAGCTCCACATTGA
- the LOC127658199 gene encoding uncharacterized protein LOC127658199 isoform X1, translated as MNNEPEAEVSDVTSATVQNPSMSDSAEAGTLLEVTYQRNPKQKYKYLEAEPKILGVTEIVLTVFFLGCKIPFYMEADNWFILSAIVAFSSISIIGGSVAIAAQKLHLPTLKACLGMQIVMCVVYGIFLITTTFQDYRTPVENECWPYISHEIYNETSNTCRLLMGGFQHLYLLDQLMEAVQIAISVTLAAYCCKVIQSCSASSHVPVIFMKSPTAPH; from the exons ATGAACA ACGAACCCGAGGCCGAGGTATCGGACGTTACTTCTGCGACAGTCCAAAACCCGAGCATGAGCGATTCAGCCGAAGCGGGAACTTTACTGGAAGTTACTTACCAGAGGAACCCCAAGCAAAAGTATAAATACCTGGAGGCAGAACCCAAGATTTTAGGG gTCACAGAGATAGTGCTGACTGTCTTCTTCCTTGGATGCAAAATTCCGTTTTATATGGAGGCAGATAACTGGTTTATTCTCAGCGCCATTGTGGCGTTTTCCTCTATT AGCATAATTGGTGGCAGTGTGGCAATAGCTGCTCAGAAACTTCACCTACCAACA CTTAAGGCTTGTTTGGGAATGCAGATAGTTATGTGTGTGGTGTATGGGATCTTTCTTATCACTACAACATTTCAAGATTATAGAACGCCTGTGGAGAATGAATGCTGGCCATACATATCCCATGAGATCTACAATGAAACAAGCAACACATGTCGGCTTTTAATG GGTGGATTTCAACATCTGTATTTATTAGATCAACTAATGGAGGCAGTTCAGATTGCTATCTCTGTCACACTAGCAGCATACTGTTGCAAGGTCATTCAGAGCTGCTCGGCCAGTTCACATGTG CCTGTCATCTTTATGAAGTCACCCACAGCTCCACATTGA